The following is a genomic window from Hymenobacter monticola.
AGCCTGCCAGCGGTACAGCAAAATGGCGCGGTGACAGTCGGCCGGATGACGTTCGTAGCAGAGCAAGCAGACGCTTTGGCCCCGGGCCAGCCGAGGTTGTAACCAGGCATCAAATTGGGCTACGATGTCGGGTTGCTGCTCTAAGTGGTCAGCATATAACTCCAGGCAGTGCTGATGCGAATCTGCTATCCGACGGAGCGGCTTGGGGTTGCCGGCATATCGGGCGTGCTCATAGTCGATACCAGCAGCTTGTAAGGCTTCACGTAGTGGCTTTGCAGAAAAGCCAGGCCGGTAACTCCAAGGGGTTTCCCTGACATCCAGCACTACGGTCACATTGGCCTTTAGCAGCTGGGCCAGAAAGTCGGGCAACGTGCGCAGCTGATAACCGCAGGAATAAATAACACCGGGAGCAATAGTTTCCATTTAGGTCAAAGTAAGCGAGTAAAATGCAGGCAGCCGTTAAATGTGCGCTGGGGCCATATTGGGCGTGAGGTCGGAGAAAGTGCCGCGGCGCATTGAGCAAGCCGCCACCACCTCATCAGTGGCGCCATTGCGGTGCTTGGCGATGTCGAACAGAACCGTGTCTGCGGTGGCGGTACCATCCTCGTACTCGGCGATGTCGTAATACTCGCCGCGCCAGAGGAAGACGATGCAGTCGGCATCTTGCTCCAAGCTGCCGGACTCGCGCAGGTCGCTGAGCAGGGGGCGCTTCTCTCCTCCCCTTTTCTCCACGTCGCGGGAAAGCTGGCTGAGGGCGATGACCGGGGCATTAAGCTCTTTTGCCAACTCTTTGAGGCCGCGGCTGATGCTACCTACTTCCTGCTCGCGGTTGCCCTTCTGGTCGCCGCGCATGAGTTGGATGTAGTCGACCAAGACCAGGCCCAAGAGGTGTTGAGCATGCAGACGGGCGCACTTGGCGCGCAGCTGCTGGATGCTCAGGCCGGGTGTATCGTCAACGTGCAGGGTATGGCCGTTCGTGTGCAGGCGCTGGGCCTGTTGGCGGATATGGGCCACTTGCTCGAGGCCACCGGGCAGGTTGCCGCGGCGTAGGTCGGAATTGCTGTAGCCGGGGACTTCGCTGGCCACCATGCGCTGCATGAGTTGCAGGGTGGGCATTTCGAGGCTGAAAATGGCGGTGTGGTAGCCGTGGTCGAGGGCGGCGGTGCGGGCGAAATGCAGCAGAGCAGCGGTTTTGCCCATTGCGGGGCGGGCGGCGAGTAGTACTAGGTCGCCGGGCTGCCAGCCGCCGGTGAGGCCGTCGAGGGCGGTGAGACCGGTGGGGATGCCGGTGAGTCCGCGCTGTTGGACGGCCTGGGCCAGGCGGTCGAAGGTGGCGTCGAAAGCGTCGGCGGCGGTTTGGCCGGGGCGAGTTTCGAGGGTGCGGTGAAGCGCGGTTAGATGGGTCTGGGCGTCTGCCAGCAGCTCCAGGGGGTCGCGGGTCTGGTCGTAGCCGTGGGCGGTTAGCTCGGTGCCCGCGGTGATGACGACGCGGCGGGCGTGCTGCTCCTGCAAGATGCGGCAGTGGGTTTCGAAGTGGGCGGCCGAGTTGATTTTCATGGTCAGCTGGGCCACGAAGTGCGGTCCACCGGTGCGCTCCAGCGTGCCGCGGTGGCGCAGCTGCTGCACGACGGTCAGTTGGTCGGCGTGCTCGCCGCGCTGCACCAGGTCGCGGATGGCCAAGTAAATCTGCTGGTGGGCGGTAGAGTAGAATACCTGCTCGTCGGGCAGTGTGGCCAGCAGGGTGCGCTGGGCTTCGGCTTCGAGCAGGGCCGCGCCGAGCACGGCGGCTTCGAGGTCGAGGGCTTGGGGTGGCAGTTGGCCGCTGGTGGGCGCGGAAACGGCGCGGCGGGCGGAATAAACTTGGGGACGGTCTTCGGACATGAGGCAATGAGTTAGCTCCAACGGGTGGGGTCGAGCGGTTTGGGTGAGGTGCGGGCCCGGACGGGGGCCGGCGGGCCGCTGCCGTGGGAGCCAGCGGCCTGGAATTGGGGGCGGCGACGCATCCAGTTGCGGAAAGCAGCGCGCCAGTTGACCATGGGGGTTTTGCCGCTCACGCGCCAGCCGTTGCTTTCGTAGTGGTCGCAGAAGGCGGCGGCCTCGGCCTGCGCCTCGGCGCTGGTGGCGTACTGCTCGCCGGCAAAGGCCTGGACCTCGGCCAGCGTGGGCGGCGCGGCACTCTGCTTCCGGGCGTCAGCTGTTTTTTTGGCTGACTTCTCCTTCACAACTTTTTCAACGGGGAGAGCGGGCGCGGTGGCGTCAGCCACCTCTCTCTCTTTTATTGAAGTTGTAATTGAAGATGAAAATGAAGGGGTTGGAATTTGCTTATCCCCGGTGGTTGGCGTTTGGTTGGCGGTTTGGTTAAGCAAACGTGGATTTCCGCCCTTTTTGCCGGCGGCCGTGCGTACTTGACGCAGGTTTTCATCTTTGACCATGCGGCGGCAGAACAGCGCGCCGTCGGTGTCGCGGCGGCTGGCTACGCCATAGGTTAGCAGGGTGGTTAGAATTTGGTTGGCAGTTTGGTTATCCAAACCGAGGCGGCGGGCAATGACGGCATCGGGCATAGGCTGGCCGTTGACGAGCAGCACGCCGCGCTCGTCGCTGTCGTGCATCATCAACAGCAGCTCGAACCAGGCCCCGCGCTGCAGCAGGTCGAGGGCCTGGACGCCCTGGTCCTTGTGCCAGTCGCCGGGGTAGAATTGGATAGCCGGGAGCTTCATGCCTCGGGGCGTGTGGAAACCAGAAGTGTGCTGGCGCTGCCGGGCTGCTCAAAAAGGTCGAGCTGGCGGTACTCGGTGCATTTGCCGCGCAAGGCGGCTTCAACCTCGGTAAGGGCCTCGGCTAACTCGGTTTCGAGCAGGGGCGCATACGGGTAGGCCGCATCGGTTTCGTCGGTAAAGCTGACGTAGGGGCTGGTCAGATTCAGCACCTTGTTGCCGGTGAGGGCGCGTTGGCCGATGAGCGTAACGCCGCCCTGACCTTTGCCCATCGAGAAGCCAGTGACGGTGAAGGCTTCGAAACGGGCGGGTAGCTCCTCGGCCACGTCGGGCCAGAAGTCGGGCGTTTCGGTCAGCTGCTCGGTGAGCAGGCAGAGGTGCGGCACCAGGCGGCTCAGGGCGTGGGGCAGGTCAGGATGCACTTGCTCGGCGCAAGTGAGGGCAAAGGCGCGTGGCGGGGCATCCTGGGTGCGTTGCTCGGTGAATTCGCATGTCAGGTGCTGGTCTTTGAGCTTGACCTTTTGGATGGTGATGATGGAGGCCGTGGCCGGCGGGCTGCCGG
Proteins encoded in this region:
- a CDS encoding DUF488 domain-containing protein, encoding METIAPGVIYSCGYQLRTLPDFLAQLLKANVTVVLDVRETPWSYRPGFSAKPLREALQAAGIDYEHARYAGNPKPLRRIADSHQHCLELYADHLEQQPDIVAQFDAWLQPRLARGQSVCLLCYERHPADCHRAILLYRWQAQTGHDALIVHLDPDGAPRFTTQDLAAVQALVCA
- the dnaB gene encoding replicative DNA helicase; translation: MSEDRPQVYSARRAVSAPTSGQLPPQALDLEAAVLGAALLEAEAQRTLLATLPDEQVFYSTAHQQIYLAIRDLVQRGEHADQLTVVQQLRHRGTLERTGGPHFVAQLTMKINSAAHFETHCRILQEQHARRVVITAGTELTAHGYDQTRDPLELLADAQTHLTALHRTLETRPGQTAADAFDATFDRLAQAVQQRGLTGIPTGLTALDGLTGGWQPGDLVLLAARPAMGKTAALLHFARTAALDHGYHTAIFSLEMPTLQLMQRMVASEVPGYSNSDLRRGNLPGGLEQVAHIRQQAQRLHTNGHTLHVDDTPGLSIQQLRAKCARLHAQHLLGLVLVDYIQLMRGDQKGNREQEVGSISRGLKELAKELNAPVIALSQLSRDVEKRGGEKRPLLSDLRESGSLEQDADCIVFLWRGEYYDIAEYEDGTATADTVLFDIAKHRNGATDEVVAACSMRRGTFSDLTPNMAPAHI